One part of the Populus alba chromosome 18, ASM523922v2, whole genome shotgun sequence genome encodes these proteins:
- the LOC118034374 gene encoding shikimate O-hydroxycinnamoyltransferase isoform X2, producing the protein MKVDVKQSTMVRPSRETPNRILWNSNLDLLVPMFHVQTVYFYKPNGSSRFFETQVLKDALSDVLVPFYPAAGRVGKHESGRIEIHCNGEGILFVEAETSCFADDLGDFTDSSKLLPLVPEVDYSGGISSFPLVVLQVTHFKCGAVSLGVGLHHILADGTSALHFINSWSDVARGLPVSTPPFFDRTLLRARDPPNPTFHHVEYDPPPTMNTPPQSQPKTTCTKILKITPEQLGSLKAKVRTEDGAVRHSTYETITAHIWRSMCKARGLSDDQASKLYISTDGRSRLNPQLPPGYLGNVLFTTTVMGLSGEIQSKPLTRTMERIHEALARMDDEYLRSALDHIEAQPDLNALKRGPHTYASPNLNIVSWIRLPVHDADFGWGRPVFMGPARVFCEGNAYILRSPVNDGSLSLFICLEAQHMPLFEKCLYDF; encoded by the exons ATGAAAGTTGATGTGAAACAGTCAACTATGGTTCGCCCTTCTAGAGAGACACCCAACAGGATCCTATGGAACTCGAATTTGGACCTCCTGGTACCAATGTTTCACGTCCAAACTGTCTACTTCTACAAGCCAAACGGTTCTTCCAGATTTTTCGAAACCCAAGTGCTTAAGGATGCTCTAAGTGATGTTCTTGTGCCGTTCTACCCTGCAGCAGGGAGAGTGGGAAAGCACGAATCTGGCAGAATTGAGATTCACTGTAATGGAGAGGGAATTTTGTTTGTTGAAGCTGAAACAAGTTGTTTTGCAGATGATTTGGGTGACTTCACTGATAGCTCGAAGCTGCTGCCCCTTGTTCCGGAGGTCGACTATTCCGGCGGGATCTCTTCTTTTCCACTGGTGGTGTTACAG GTGACCCATTTCAAATGTGGAGCAGTCTCTCTTGGAGTTGGCTTGCATCATATCCTAGCAGATGGGACTTCTGCTCTCCATTTTATCAACTCATGGTCTGACGTAGCTCGTGGCCTGCCGGTTAGCACTCCACCATTCTTCGACAGAACCCTACTTCGTGCTCGTGACCCACCAAATCCTACCTTCCATCACGTTGAATATGACCCTCCTCCGACCATGAACACTCCTCCCCAATCGCAACCCAAAACCACCTGCACTAAGATTCTCAAGATCACACCGGAACAACTTGGCAGCTTGAAAGCCAAGGTCAGAACAGAAGACGGTGCGGTCAGGCATAGCACGTATGAAACCATCACTGCACATATTTGGCGTTCCATGTGTAAGGCACGCGGGCTCTCTGATGATCAAGCGAGTAAGTTATATATCTCAACAGATGGAAGGTCTAGATTGAACCCTCAATTGCCACCAGGTTACTTGGGTAATGTTCTTTTTACAACGACGGTGATGGGTTTATCCGGTGAAATACAGTCAAAACCATTAACGCGCACAATGGAGAGGATCCATGAAGCACTGGCGAGGATGGACGATGAGTACCTGAGATCAGCCCTGGATCATATCGAAGCTCAGCCAGATCTCAATGCTCTCAAGAGAGGGCCTCACACATATGCAAGCCCGAATCTCAATATTGTGAGCTGGATCAGGTTGCCTGTACATGATGCAGATTTTGGGTGGGGAAGGCCCGTTTTCATGGGGCCAGCCAGAGTCTTCTGTGAAGGAAATGCATATATACTAAGGAGTCCGGTCAATGATGGGAGCTTATCCCTGTTTATTTGCCTAGAGGCGCAACACATGCCACTCTTTGAAAAGTGCCTGTACGATTTCTAG
- the LOC118034374 gene encoding shikimate O-hydroxycinnamoyltransferase isoform X1: MIIAGVDQKMKVDVKQSTMVRPSRETPNRILWNSNLDLLVPMFHVQTVYFYKPNGSSRFFETQVLKDALSDVLVPFYPAAGRVGKHESGRIEIHCNGEGILFVEAETSCFADDLGDFTDSSKLLPLVPEVDYSGGISSFPLVVLQVTHFKCGAVSLGVGLHHILADGTSALHFINSWSDVARGLPVSTPPFFDRTLLRARDPPNPTFHHVEYDPPPTMNTPPQSQPKTTCTKILKITPEQLGSLKAKVRTEDGAVRHSTYETITAHIWRSMCKARGLSDDQASKLYISTDGRSRLNPQLPPGYLGNVLFTTTVMGLSGEIQSKPLTRTMERIHEALARMDDEYLRSALDHIEAQPDLNALKRGPHTYASPNLNIVSWIRLPVHDADFGWGRPVFMGPARVFCEGNAYILRSPVNDGSLSLFICLEAQHMPLFEKCLYDF; the protein is encoded by the exons ATGATCATCGCAGGTGTTGATCAAAAGATGAAAGTTGATGTGAAACAGTCAACTATGGTTCGCCCTTCTAGAGAGACACCCAACAGGATCCTATGGAACTCGAATTTGGACCTCCTGGTACCAATGTTTCACGTCCAAACTGTCTACTTCTACAAGCCAAACGGTTCTTCCAGATTTTTCGAAACCCAAGTGCTTAAGGATGCTCTAAGTGATGTTCTTGTGCCGTTCTACCCTGCAGCAGGGAGAGTGGGAAAGCACGAATCTGGCAGAATTGAGATTCACTGTAATGGAGAGGGAATTTTGTTTGTTGAAGCTGAAACAAGTTGTTTTGCAGATGATTTGGGTGACTTCACTGATAGCTCGAAGCTGCTGCCCCTTGTTCCGGAGGTCGACTATTCCGGCGGGATCTCTTCTTTTCCACTGGTGGTGTTACAG GTGACCCATTTCAAATGTGGAGCAGTCTCTCTTGGAGTTGGCTTGCATCATATCCTAGCAGATGGGACTTCTGCTCTCCATTTTATCAACTCATGGTCTGACGTAGCTCGTGGCCTGCCGGTTAGCACTCCACCATTCTTCGACAGAACCCTACTTCGTGCTCGTGACCCACCAAATCCTACCTTCCATCACGTTGAATATGACCCTCCTCCGACCATGAACACTCCTCCCCAATCGCAACCCAAAACCACCTGCACTAAGATTCTCAAGATCACACCGGAACAACTTGGCAGCTTGAAAGCCAAGGTCAGAACAGAAGACGGTGCGGTCAGGCATAGCACGTATGAAACCATCACTGCACATATTTGGCGTTCCATGTGTAAGGCACGCGGGCTCTCTGATGATCAAGCGAGTAAGTTATATATCTCAACAGATGGAAGGTCTAGATTGAACCCTCAATTGCCACCAGGTTACTTGGGTAATGTTCTTTTTACAACGACGGTGATGGGTTTATCCGGTGAAATACAGTCAAAACCATTAACGCGCACAATGGAGAGGATCCATGAAGCACTGGCGAGGATGGACGATGAGTACCTGAGATCAGCCCTGGATCATATCGAAGCTCAGCCAGATCTCAATGCTCTCAAGAGAGGGCCTCACACATATGCAAGCCCGAATCTCAATATTGTGAGCTGGATCAGGTTGCCTGTACATGATGCAGATTTTGGGTGGGGAAGGCCCGTTTTCATGGGGCCAGCCAGAGTCTTCTGTGAAGGAAATGCATATATACTAAGGAGTCCGGTCAATGATGGGAGCTTATCCCTGTTTATTTGCCTAGAGGCGCAACACATGCCACTCTTTGAAAAGTGCCTGTACGATTTCTAG